Genomic segment of Thermodesulfobacteriota bacterium:
CTCGACGTCCTCGACCCTTCGATAATGCCCGCCACCGGCACGCCGGAGCCCGGCGGGCTCGGCTGGTACCAGGTGACCGGGCTCTTGAGGGAGGTTGCGAGAAAGAAGAAGGTCGTCGGCTTCGACGTGGTGGAGCTATCTCCCATGGAGGGCAACGTGGCCCCGGACTTCCTGGCGGCGAGGCTTACCTACAAGCTCATGGGTTATATAAACGAGTACTACGATAAAGGATAAAAGCGGAGGGCCAAAAGAATGATATACGTTCCCAAAAGGGTATTCTTTACGAGAGGGGTCGGGACCCACAAGGAAGAGCTTCAGTCCTTCGAGCTGGCGCTCCGGGATGCGGGCATAGAGAAGTTCAACCTGGTGCAGGTCTCGAGCATATTCCCTCCGGGCTGCAAGGTGGTATCCAAGTCGCAGGGCCTTAAGAAGTTCGCGCCCGGGCAGATAATCTTCTGTGTGATGAGCAAGCTCTCCAGTAACGAGCCCCGGCGGCTCATGGCAGCCTCTGTCGGCTGCGCCATACCTACGGACAAAAAGCTCTACGGCTACCTGAGCGAGCACCATGCATACGGCCAGACGGAGACCGTGGCCGGGGACTACGCCGAGGACCTCGCCGCGGCCATGCTCGCCTCGACCCTCGGCATAGAGCTCGATGAGAACCTTGGATGGGACGAGAAGAAAGAGATATACAGGATAAGCGACAAGATCGTGAGGACCACGAACGTAACCCAGTCGGTGATAGTAAAGGGTGACGGGCGGTATACCACCGTAATCGCGGCCGCGGTCTTTGTCATGTAGGGATACGCATCATGAGGCTCGCACTTACGTGTAACATAAAGAAGGGGGACGAGGCGGCCGGTGGGTCCTCCCCCCTTCCGCCCATCCAGGATGATCACTACGCCGAGTGGGACGACCGGGAGACCATCGAGGCGATTCGCAGCGCACTCGGGGAGCGGCACGAGGAGGTCACACTCGTGGAGGCCGACGAGGACGCCTACCCGAGGCTCAGGGAGCTGCGGCCAGAGCTCGTTTTCAATATGGCCGAGGGGCTCACCGGCGAGAGCAGGGAGTCGCACATACCCTCGGTGTTGGAGATGCTCGGGATCCCGTATACCGGCTCCGCGCCGCTTACGTTATCGCTCTGCCTCAACAAGGCCCGGGCAAA
This window contains:
- a CDS encoding arginine decarboxylase, pyruvoyl-dependent; the encoded protein is MIYVPKRVFFTRGVGTHKEELQSFELALRDAGIEKFNLVQVSSIFPPGCKVVSKSQGLKKFAPGQIIFCVMSKLSSNEPRRLMAASVGCAIPTDKKLYGYLSEHHAYGQTETVAGDYAEDLAAAMLASTLGIELDENLGWDEKKEIYRISDKIVRTTNVTQSVIVKGDGRYTTVIAAAVFVM